AACGCTTGGCTCATAAGGCTCTATGAGGAGGTGAATACTGTACGAGGTGCTGTACAGACGCTCAACAGAAAGAGCTTCCAGCCACCCTGTCCACAGGAACTCAGAATGACCATAATGAGCTAACTAAAACACACAGGTGACAGATGATCGATTTCCTCAAAGCGACGTTTTGgactttaaaaaaacaaaacaaaacttgaCAGGTCGGCTCAACAGCCAATCACGTGGTGTATCTCACAAAGCGCAAGACAGGTAACAAGGCGTCCGTTTGCAAAAAATAAGTCGTATCCAATAAATGAGACAATTCCAGCTAAAAGctgttccccccctcccccccatgagTATGATTAAAGGAAGGAAAACCTGCACGATAACCGCCTTAAAAACAACGACCTTCCAGATCCTCCTCTTCTGCCCTTCAGCAGGCTCCGCCCCCTTCCCAGAAAGGTCTTCGTTCTGTCCGGTCAATTCAGCGGAGGTGtttgaggtcagaggtcaggagcagagagggggggggggggggggggggggcggggggcatgtTGCTAATCTTAGCTACTGGTGGAATGTGAGGGGATGGCTACTataccaaccacacacacctttgaaagaggagtggggagggggggcaacgTGACGGGGACTCCAGGAGGATTACACACCTGTCGTGAGCCCGGTGTTTGGGATTGCGgttgtggggggcagggtggtggaTTGCCATATACACCAAGGCTAGATATCCATAAAAATCCTTGTTTAGtagtagtaataataataataataataataataatgattaaaaaaaatgaaGTTGTTTAAATATGAATATTATAGTCTGCTTCTCATGGTTAGGAAATCATATAGTCTCTTGTGGATTtaaaggggggtgggtgggaggtggCTCGTATCACTACAACTCCATATCCTGGGCTTCGTCCTCTGAGAAATCCGACATGGAGCTTTCCGACGAGGAGTCgcccgctccctcctcctgctccttcagaGCCTCCTCTGTTGCATATTTTTGGATGTActctggagggggtggggggtaggggggggggggggggcagacagaacCACAGCATTGGCTTTGAGAGAGCTCAGGGAGCAGAGATTATACTTCTGAAgaacgcacgcgcacgcacacacacacacacgcacacgcacagaagGAGGACTATAGCCTTCAGCAGTGATATGCATTACAGGTGATCAAAGAGCAGAAACCAACATGTTCTCAAAGCAgatgtagtgagagagagagagagagagagagacgagagagagtgacagagagagagacagacagagaaaggagagagacagacgggtacCTTTGATTTTCTGTTTGTACTCCTCTGGCCTGTGGAGGTACATGGCAGCTGCGTCTCCGTTCAGCGGGTCGATGGGGTTGGGGTACGCCAACAGCTGGGGCAGGAACGACTCAAAGATATTGGTGAGatctaaaagagagagggggaggtagagagagggggagagagagggggagaaagtgaGAAGAATATAAGTTACATTTTAAATGACCAAACCAGAAATAGCCAACAGAGTCTTACTTTTCTATGTACATGAACACAACTATCTGAAAATTGTATTTTCGTTAAAGTACACTGCGACATGCAGATCGACTATTTCAGCCTAATCTTCTCCCCTGGGTGTCAAAAGGTTGACCCTGCCTTATGGTCCCAGCTGACGGCTGCAGCGCAGTACCGTTTCCCTCTACCAGGTGTCACTGTTGAGTCCATTCAAATACGATTCAAAAATATTTGACTGGATCGGCTTACATTCAAATAAGGTTCTGCAATAACAATAATCGAATCAACACGATTTGTTTTCAAATTAAGAACTGAGATGAAGATAATGGATTATTGATTAAGTTGTTTCCAACAATCCATCGCCGAAACATTTCCTTTCAAACCCTAATTTTACTCTCTACTGCAAGTAGAGTGCACCGCAAGAGCCTCTTCTGATAGCCTGCCTGAAACTGAAGAGGGTGTGCTTATGAAACATCTGTTAGGACCATAGTCACTTACAGCAGCACACCGCAACCCTGACCTCTCAGAGCTGTAGAAAGCCAGGGAGAAGAAAACGACAACTCAGAAAGTGAgacaggaggagtgaggagcagagagagagacatcaatGATGactggacacagagagagagagagagagagagagagagagacatcaatGATGactggacacagagagaaagagacagcgaTGATgactggacagagagaaagagacagagagagagagacagcgatggTGACtggacacagaaagagacagagagagagagacagcgatgatgactggacagagagaaagagacagagagagagagacagcgatggtgactggacacagagagaaagagacagcgaTGGTgactggacagagagaaagagacagagagagagagacagcgatggtgactggacacagagagaaagagacagcgaTGGTGactggacacagagagaaagagacagagagagagagacagcgatggtgactggacacagagagaagaagtgAAGAGTAAGTAAGTCATCCAGGTGTCTGAGACTGGCCCagacctcccccatctcccctgacTCCTAGTTAATCATCCCTGCATCTGGGAGGCCAGCTCTgtgcctcccctgacctccctggCTCAGGGTATTACCTAGTTAGTGTTCGGTTCACCCACACTAAGAGGATTAAGGGGCGACATGGCCGCCACCAGTCCTACGCGGGTCCCTCCCACTCACCGTACAGAGCCGTCCAAGTCTGGTTGATGACGTCTAAACACACCGTTCCTgacctggagagggggggggggggtgtggggggggggagagcaagaggttaaaagagagagaggggtgagggagaaggtACAGTTAATCGCTGGTCACCTAAGGCCTTCATAACCATACTGAGGAGCGCTCAGGACCACAGAGATGCTGGAGGAGATCTTTCGTAAGTCCCTGGGTGTGCCAGCCATCGCTCCCACTACAGCCATCGCTCCCACTACAGCCATCGCTCCCACTACAGCCGAGAGCAGCCGTGCGCAGGCAGATGAGAGATTACGTCGATCACATTCCTGCTCTGCACTTTCAAATCCCATAATGCCTCTCACTTTTTAATCTCTGggaaataaacaaaaacatctaTTTGCAGACTTTGGGGAGGAAACTGTTACTTATTTTCCCTCTGCGGTGGAATAGGACAGGGCAAAGAGACCTTTGCACGCAACAGATTTGGTGTACAGTAGTCCTCCCAGTGTTGGTGGATTGGGTTGGAGGAGATTAGAGGCAGATTTTTCCAGACTTGATGAGCTAACATTACGGTGATACAGATCAGATTAACCCTCATTCCTTCACAGTGACAGCTGTGCTAAAAGACATCAGCTCCATTTCCCTGCAGCATATTTTAAACGCTCCCTTCTCAACAGGCGACATACAGTACTGAACAACGTCACACACGCCAGCGAATCAGAACGCACAGACCAAACACGTCCGTTTAACAGCAACTGGGGCGTTTGTCAACTTACGCTTCGTCGATGTTGGGATGAAAAATCTTATTCATGAATCCTGCAAGAAGAGGTTAGAACAAGAGGTCAAACTGTGATCAACGTTCTCTGAGCTGACAGTCAACCTTCAACCCTGGGCCCCGCTGACTACCTATAGATGGTGATTTGAAGGGGTATTTGTCTGGTAGGTCGACTCGCACCTTCCACACCCCCCCTTCGTATGGTGCTgtatgagagaaggagggatggggagagagggggatagaaagagagatatgaTCAGAAAAAAAGAGTAGTGGAGGATTACAGCAACTTCCTACATTCACTCAAACAGACTTCAGACTGTAGTGGTTGTGAAAGACTTTTTCACAACGTCCGAAAACCTCTTATCTGTAGGAGCAGCAACAGGGAGGATAGATgacgggagagaaggagagagggagggaggacagatgacgggagagaaggagagagggagggaggacagatgacgggagagaaggagagagggagggaggacagatgacgggagagaaggagagagggagagaggacagatgacgggagagaaggagaggagctcAGATTAATTAGATTTTGATTTGATGAGGTCAGATGTTGAACTTCTTGACTGTTTGAACCTCTTCATCACAGaatcaacctgtgtgtgtgtgtgtgtgtgtgtgcaggccggCCATGAACTCCCAGAATAGCTGAGCGTAACTAGAGCCTCATGTGCCGAACTGGAacggaacagtgtgtgtgtgcgcgcacgcacgcgcgcacgcacgcacgcccacacacacacatcccagctACGTGGTCCACTATTCTCTCTTCACAGCACCCTTgaacagatttacatttagtcatttagcagatgctcttatccagcgcgacttacagtaagtacagggatattccccctgaggcaagtagggtgaagtgccttgcccgaggacacaatgtcattttgcacggccgggaattgaactggcaaccttcagattactagcccgactccctcaccgctcagccacctgactccgaacAGACCACTGTTCTTTCTaccccatcaacacacacatacacacacacacacacacacacttcctctctttACTGCTGTGTAATTAGTGGAGCGTTTGGTGTGACAGAGGTTGTGAAAGGCGGGGTGAGACGTAGAGATATGTTTTGGTCCCTCTTCTCTCGTCTCTCGTCCAGCCTACTGCTCCATGACGTAGGTCAGCTCAGGCCTGGGACGCTGGCCAATCAGATCCTCTCACCTCAAACTCCTCGGAAAACGTAACTTTCCATTAAGGTAAATACATAACAACACGTAGAGCAGCAACGTTGTAGATTAGACAGACATGGCTTTGTCGTTAAACTTCATTAGGGTTTAGTGGAACACAAGTGAGAGTTGGTATGTGGGGAGGTTGTGCTTTCAAGGGCTGACTGGATGTTAACAGGGATTTTGTTTTGGTGacacaaccttcaactgctCTTCCAACATCCACTCAGCCcttacacccctcccccataccTGGGCCTTTTTACACTTTGCAGTAACCTCCGAAAAACCGACATTAAACAGGCAAACGTCACTCGCTAAAGTTAGTAGTAGTATGAAGAAATGAAAAAATAGTACTAGGAACCACTACTTACTTCCTTGTGGTCCGAAAAACTTCACTACGAACTCATTCAGTCCACTGAGGATGGTGACTTCATGCTTGCTCTCAATCCTGTCCAGGGGGTTAAGGATGATGATCATAACAAAACACTTTTGAAGATGTGCGAGTCAGGACACGAGCATATTGTGTATATTGTaagctcttaacccttgtgctgccttcgggtcacatgacccaaaggttcataacgaaccaccgctgtgtttacccaatacaaaaacaaataattttcttttaaccttcacaatgtggggggtctgagacagcccgacggttaaaagaaaatgcttcactttgtttttgtatgcggtaaagttgtcgcaatacgacggtgggtaacaatgactgatgggtcagaatgacccgaagataacttAACTGGCCTGTGTGGAAATGCTTAGCTTCCCCTTCACAAACAGGCGGGATAACTGGACATCCCCCTCAACGCACGTCCGTGAATGACAGCGCGACCCCCGATGTGTTAGCAGTACAAACCATCCCATAAATAATGGATATCTCATCTGATTCGCCCTTGTTTGGGCCACAGAGAACCCGCTTGACCTCTCTGACAGTAAAGCTGCTTGCTGATGTGTGAAAACTTCAGCCAACTGCCGCATCATCGCAAGTGTGGTCatgagggagggaaacagacaaGGTCAGAGATAATGatgtttctttttctcccttgcCTCCtatgtacatgtacagtatgtccatctctctctcaccctgtggGTAAGAACTGTGGTAgaaactgtgtttttttttttttttttacagttaggCCTGATGGAAATCAATTGTTGTTGAGGAAATATTCAGAGTTTCCACTGACCCATCAGAGTCGTGTCTGGAGGATCAATGTCAAAGCTATGATTCACGTTCTTTATTTCACACTCAcggccagacccccccccccccacacacacactgctacacagacacagacatggctGTATCAGTCATTATCCAGAGCTGGACAGCTGGACAGCTGGACCAGCTGGTCCAGCTGGTCCAGCTGGTCCAGCTGGTCCAGCTGGTCCAGCTGTTCCAGCTGTTCCTGAGTGCAgtgcttctcccccccccccccgagtccGTCTCcctgagagacagggagtgtgacccatagatatatatataaacactagatgtcttacggcggagtctagaacgtccgcacatggcggccatcttgctacagtcaactcgctcacccataacattgtgttgatgctacatgtactttttaaatgaccataacttgctcaattttcaaccgattttgaaacgggttggtttgttatcaacgtcagagatgtcgttatgccactgcatacttctattctatttttttttaaataacataattattcataagtatgcagtggcataccgacatctctgacgttg
The Osmerus eperlanus chromosome 17, fOsmEpe2.1, whole genome shotgun sequence DNA segment above includes these coding regions:
- the ube2h gene encoding ubiquitin-conjugating enzyme E2 H, with protein sequence MSSPSPGKRRMDTDVVKLIESKHEVTILSGLNEFVVKFFGPQGTPYEGGVWKVRVDLPDKYPFKSPSIGFMNKIFHPNIDEASGTVCLDVINQTWTALYDLTNIFESFLPQLLAYPNPIDPLNGDAAAMYLHRPEEYKQKIKEYIQKYATEEALKEQEEGAGDSSSESSMSDFSEDEAQDMEL